One part of the Glycine soja cultivar W05 chromosome 11, ASM419377v2, whole genome shotgun sequence genome encodes these proteins:
- the LOC114373004 gene encoding protein MAIN-LIKE 2-like, translating to MVSTRGLGRALGHAIGKVLGRRDESDDDVPQWRRPIASACRQRQQQVVLVDPPMAEEELVDDQLEAHVEEGVADVVGFLGGSHDTSECPELKLSSHGRKMTKFGRPAPEIEGLVVASGLSPLIAYSLDTCDHGLMSAFVEYWHKVTSSFHLSVRKVTITLDDIASLLHLPTVEVFHGFEQLHVDNVVEMLVELLEVSAIDARAETIQCHGSYVQLSWLRDLYELKIEACEWIVAGRAYLLHLFGCTLFANKSVTHMHVVFLDALCDLKQSVGYAWGAAALVYMYDNLNDVLKSTTR from the exons atGGTTAGCACTAGAGGTCTTGGTCGGGCTTTAGGGCACGCAATAGGAAAAGTGTTAGGGAGGAGAGACGAGAGTGACGATGATGTCCCCCAGTGGCGAAGACCTATTGCATCAGCCTGTAGACAGAGACAACAACAAGTTGTTCTCGTGGACCCTCCTATGGCCGAGGAGGAATTGGTCGATGACCAACTAGAAGCACATGTTGAAGAAGGTGTTGCTGATGTTGTGGGTTTTCTAGGTGGATCCCATGACACATCA GAATGTCCAGAGTTGAAGTTATCTTCCCATGGAAGGAAGATGACTAAGTTTGGGAGGCCTGCCCCAGAGATTGAAGGCCTTGTGGTGGCCAGTGGACTGAGTCCTTTGATCGCTTATTCCCTAGATACATGCGATCATGGACTAATGTCTGCTTTTGTGGAATACTGGCATAAGGTAACAAGCAGTTTCCATTTGTCCGTTAGAAAGGTGACTATCACCTTGGATGACATTGCGTCTTTGTTACATTTGCCTACTGTAGAGGTGTTCCACGGCTTCGAGCAACTTCATGTCGACAATGTTGTCGAGATGTTGGTGGAGTTACTCGAGGTTAGTGCTATAGATGCTAGAGCTGAGACCATTCAGTGTCATGGATCTTATGTGCAACTATCGTGGTTGCGTGACTTGTATGAGCTGAAGATTGAGGCATGTGAGTGGATTGTAGCAGGGCGAGCGTATTTGTTGCATCTCTTTGGATGCACactctttgctaacaagagtgtcaCACACATGCATGTGGTATTCTTGGATGCATTGTGTGACCTGAAACAGAGTGTGGGTTACGCTTGGGGCGCTGCTGCACTTGTGTACatgtatgataatttaaatgatgTGTTGAAGAGCACGACGAGGTAG
- the LOC114373005 gene encoding uncharacterized protein LOC114373005: MRLHACRWTSGKALPVATYWRRLDRLTLDAVCWIPYGDHRSFREFEVISLFFDHLRWAPLTVIHRPERVVRKFGYIQTILPHPVVSLLSIAEIDDRWMQFGEYIALVGQLCAVSGHCSPDYLDWFYMISHPFMSPAQPGDPPRAPPVQQHIEFVDPHMY; the protein is encoded by the coding sequence ATGAGACTGCATGCATGTCGTTGGACCTCTGGCAAGGCACTGCCTGTGGCCACGTATTGGAGGCGTCTAGATAGACTGACCCTTGACGCGGTGTGTTGGATTCCATACGGTGACCACCGTTCATTTAGAGAATTTGAGGTCATCTCATTGTTTTTCGACCATCTCAGATGGGCCCCCTTGACAGTCATTCACCGACCGGAGAGGGTTGTACGAAAATTCGGCTACATCCAGACTATTTTGCCACACCCTGTTGTGTCTTTGTTGTCCATTGCAGAAATTGATGATAGATGGATGCAGTTTGGTGAGTATATTGCACTTGTAGGGCAATTATGTGCAGTGTCGGGCCACTGTTCTCCAGATTACCTAGATTGGTTTTACATGATCTCGCACCCATTCATGAGTCCGGCACAACCAGGGGATCCTCCTAGAGCACCGCCGGTTCAGCAACATATAGAATTTGTTGACCCACATATGTATTAG